The Kaustia mangrovi genome has a segment encoding these proteins:
- a CDS encoding ABC transporter permease, with protein sequence MRRRIGLATLGRVYLALVLMFLYIPILVMAVMSFNASQFYTLPIDWSLRWYEALSGNSKLLNAGFNSIVVAVVTTAIASTLGTAAAIAFFRYEFRGKQVLQLLLFPPIAIPWLITGTAMLLFFFWAGIGRGLHAMVLGHVALALPYVIIVVSARLKAFDPDLEAAARSLGASPAQVVRHVTFPFIAPGFIAAALFAFAVSFDQFVISYFLAVPGVSTLPVEIYTAIRKGFTPEINAISTIVIVFSMTLLVGVARYYRFGGER encoded by the coding sequence ATGAGGCGGCGGATCGGCCTGGCGACATTGGGGCGGGTCTATCTCGCTCTGGTCCTCATGTTCCTCTACATCCCCATCCTCGTGATGGCGGTGATGTCGTTCAACGCCTCGCAGTTCTACACGCTACCCATCGACTGGTCGCTGCGCTGGTACGAGGCGCTGTCCGGCAATTCGAAGCTGCTGAACGCCGGGTTCAACAGCATCGTCGTCGCGGTCGTCACCACCGCGATCGCGAGCACGCTCGGCACCGCGGCGGCCATCGCCTTCTTCCGCTACGAGTTCCGCGGCAAGCAGGTGCTCCAGCTCCTGCTGTTCCCGCCCATCGCGATCCCGTGGCTGATCACGGGAACGGCCATGCTGCTGTTCTTCTTCTGGGCGGGCATCGGGCGCGGGCTCCATGCCATGGTGCTCGGCCATGTGGCGCTGGCGCTGCCCTATGTGATTATCGTCGTCTCCGCACGGCTCAAGGCCTTCGACCCGGATCTGGAGGCGGCGGCGCGCTCGCTCGGCGCCTCTCCGGCACAGGTCGTGCGCCATGTCACCTTCCCGTTCATCGCGCCGGGCTTCATCGCCGCCGCGCTCTTTGCCTTCGCGGTCTCCTTCGACCAGTTCGTCATCTCCTATTTCCTGGCCGTGCCGGGCGTCTCCACCCTGCCGGTTGAGATCTACACGGCCATCCGCAAGGGCTTCACGCCCGAGATCAACGCCATCTCGACCATCGTCATCGTCTTCTCCATGACACTTCTGGTCGGCGTGGCCCGGTATTACCGTTTCGGGGGAGAGCGCTGA
- a CDS encoding four-carbon acid sugar kinase family protein, with the protein MTVARETLAQGCLLAFHGDDFTGSTDAMEVFAFNGLPAVLFLEPPTPERLSAFAGYRAIGIAGTARSRTPGWMERHLPEIFATLAGLGAPILHYKVCSTFDSSPTVGSIGKALELGLRARPCRWSPMIVAAPRLGRYQAFGNLFATVDGEGYRLDRHPTMARHPVTPMGEADLSRHLADQTDLPIGLVDFVALKEGRGADRLETVLADGARAVLVDVMDEETLAAAGALVWQGRGDGLFSASSSGLQYALIAHWRRAGLLPQATARAGLGPVDRIAAVSGSCSPVTADQIGWSFKNGFADIAPDATRLADPATRQEEIADTVSCALAALEDGRSPLVHTARGPDDPRIVRFADKVRALGIDPAEGQDRIGRALGDILSRVVRQAGLGRVVVSGGDTAGRAGGALGLYALEAMVPVAPGAPLCLAHAKERRLEGLQIAFKGGQIGGPDYFGRVRAGGGT; encoded by the coding sequence ATGACGGTGGCGCGCGAGACGCTGGCCCAAGGCTGTCTTCTCGCCTTCCATGGCGATGACTTCACCGGCTCCACCGATGCGATGGAGGTCTTCGCGTTCAACGGGCTGCCGGCCGTCCTGTTCCTGGAACCGCCAACGCCGGAGCGGCTGTCGGCCTTTGCCGGCTACCGGGCCATCGGCATCGCCGGCACCGCGCGCAGCCGCACGCCCGGCTGGATGGAGCGCCATCTGCCGGAGATATTTGCCACGCTCGCCGGCCTCGGCGCGCCGATCCTGCACTACAAGGTGTGCTCCACCTTCGATTCCTCGCCAACGGTCGGCTCCATCGGCAAGGCGCTGGAGCTGGGGCTCCGGGCGCGGCCCTGCCGCTGGTCGCCCATGATCGTCGCCGCGCCCCGGCTCGGGCGCTATCAGGCGTTCGGCAACCTGTTCGCCACCGTCGATGGCGAGGGCTACCGGCTCGACCGCCACCCGACCATGGCGCGCCATCCGGTGACGCCCATGGGCGAGGCCGATCTCAGCCGCCATCTCGCCGACCAGACCGACCTCCCCATCGGGCTCGTCGATTTCGTCGCCCTGAAGGAGGGCCGTGGTGCGGACCGCCTCGAAACCGTGCTCGCGGACGGCGCGCGGGCCGTTCTGGTCGATGTCATGGACGAGGAGACGCTCGCCGCGGCGGGCGCGCTCGTCTGGCAGGGGCGGGGCGACGGCCTCTTTTCCGCCTCCTCCTCCGGCCTTCAATATGCGCTGATCGCCCATTGGCGCCGGGCCGGGCTCCTGCCGCAGGCCACCGCGCGCGCCGGGCTCGGGCCGGTGGACCGGATCGCGGCCGTCTCGGGGAGCTGCTCGCCGGTGACCGCGGACCAGATCGGCTGGAGCTTCAAGAACGGTTTTGCCGACATCGCGCCCGACGCGACGCGCCTTGCCGACCCGGCGACGCGGCAGGAGGAGATCGCCGATACCGTCTCGTGCGCATTGGCGGCGCTGGAAGACGGCCGAAGCCCGCTCGTCCACACCGCACGCGGACCCGACGACCCCCGGATCGTCCGGTTCGCGGACAAGGTCCGTGCGCTCGGCATCGACCCGGCGGAGGGGCAGGACCGGATCGGGCGGGCGCTCGGCGACATTCTCTCCCGCGTCGTCCGGCAGGCGGGGCTCGGGCGCGTCGTGGTCAGCGGCGGCGACACGGCGGGCCGGGCCGGCGGGGCGCTCGGCCTCTATGCGCTGGAGGCGATGGTGCCCGTTGCGCCGGGCGCGCCCCTGTGTCTCGCGCATGCTAAGGAGCGCCGGCTGGAGGGCCTCCAGATCGCCTTCAAGGGTGGCCAGATCGGCGGGCCGGACTATTTCGGGCGCGTCCGTGCCGGAGGTGGAACTTGA
- a CDS encoding isochorismatase family cysteine hydrolase — protein sequence MSRLPFGPLGDSALVVCVDMQRIFLEPGDWFCPTGLEIVPAIRSLVAARPDRSWFTRFITARTPEAATGTWQRYYRHWTGVTQEAAGADVLDLHEDLAPYAGPGRIFDKWTHDAFDSDGFAAAVAGLQPSALVFCGVETDVCVLASVLSAVDLGYRVIVPREAVASSDMAGHRACLDAVYPRFDQQVELASLDDILAEWTTP from the coding sequence ATGAGCCGCCTGCCCTTCGGTCCGCTCGGCGACAGCGCGCTCGTCGTCTGCGTCGACATGCAGCGCATCTTCCTGGAGCCCGGCGACTGGTTCTGCCCGACGGGACTTGAAATCGTGCCCGCCATCCGGTCTCTCGTCGCCGCGCGGCCGGATCGGAGCTGGTTCACGCGCTTCATCACGGCCAGGACGCCGGAGGCGGCGACCGGAACGTGGCAGCGCTACTACCGCCACTGGACAGGCGTGACGCAGGAGGCTGCCGGCGCCGACGTCCTCGATCTCCACGAGGATCTCGCGCCTTATGCAGGGCCGGGCCGCATCTTCGACAAATGGACCCATGACGCCTTCGACAGCGACGGTTTCGCTGCCGCCGTCGCCGGGCTCCAGCCCTCCGCACTCGTCTTCTGCGGCGTGGAGACGGATGTCTGCGTGCTCGCCTCCGTGCTGTCCGCCGTCGATCTCGGCTATCGCGTGATCGTTCCGCGCGAAGCGGTCGCAAGCTCGGACATGGCCGGGCACCGGGCCTGTCTCGATGCGGTCTATCCGCGCTTCGACCAACAGGTCGAGCTGGCATCTCTCGACGATATCCTCGCTGAATGGACGACCCCATGA
- a CDS encoding ABC transporter permease, translated as MTVAASTEAGSSAKARRGEARRIAVLTGPAYLWLAVTVFLPISAMLYFSLLSEAPIAGRVGQFTLENYQAFFDKAFYQSLMLRSLRLGAEVSFYCFLFGFPCALVLAKVVKGRWREAMFLLVIIPFWSNALVRIFSWTMVLRGNGILEQFLNAVIPGFGGLDLMFTYPAIVIGLVHSYLPYMILTCYISLQAIDDDLIEAARSLGASRWTILTRILLPLSMPGIVAGAVLIFVPVIGSFMEPRILGGRNGTFIGTVIEDQFTAVFNWPLGAALSFILLGCVLIIFAAFHPILRRAAR; from the coding sequence ATGACGGTAGCGGCGAGTACAGAGGCTGGCAGCAGCGCGAAGGCCCGGCGCGGCGAGGCGCGGCGGATCGCGGTCCTGACCGGGCCGGCCTATCTGTGGCTCGCCGTCACGGTGTTCCTGCCGATCTCGGCCATGCTCTATTTCAGCCTCCTGAGCGAGGCGCCCATTGCCGGCCGGGTCGGGCAGTTCACGCTAGAGAACTATCAGGCCTTCTTCGACAAAGCCTTCTACCAGAGCCTCATGCTGCGCTCGCTGCGGCTCGGCGCGGAAGTCTCGTTCTACTGCTTCCTGTTCGGCTTTCCCTGCGCGCTGGTGCTGGCGAAGGTCGTCAAGGGGCGCTGGCGCGAGGCCATGTTCCTGCTCGTCATCATCCCGTTCTGGAGCAACGCGCTGGTGCGCATCTTCTCCTGGACCATGGTGCTGCGCGGCAACGGCATCCTTGAGCAGTTCCTGAATGCGGTGATCCCGGGCTTCGGCGGGCTCGATCTCATGTTCACCTATCCGGCCATCGTGATCGGGCTCGTCCATTCCTACCTGCCCTACATGATCCTCACCTGCTACATCTCGTTGCAGGCCATAGACGACGACCTGATCGAGGCGGCGCGGTCGCTGGGGGCGAGCCGGTGGACGATCCTCACGCGCATCCTCCTGCCGCTGTCCATGCCGGGGATCGTCGCGGGCGCGGTGCTGATCTTCGTGCCGGTCATCGGCTCCTTCATGGAGCCGCGCATCCTCGGCGGACGCAACGGCACCTTCATCGGCACCGTGATCGAGGACCAGTTCACCGCCGTCTTCAACTGGCCGCTCGGCGCGGCGCTCTCCTTCATCCTGCTGGGCTGTGTGCTGATCATCTTCGCCGCGTTCCATCCGATCCTCAGGAGGGCTGCGCGATGA
- a CDS encoding phosphogluconate dehydrogenase C-terminal domain-containing protein, translating into MTRIALLGAGGKMGLRLARNLADEPYEVDHVEISQAGRERLADALGVTCADPDEALARADVVLMAVPDAAIGKIARGFVDKIPGGCAVIMLDAAAPHAGELPERADITYFVTHPCHPPIFNEETRMEAKTDYFGGEHARQHIVCALMQGPEEHYAPCEAIARAIYKPVMRSHRVSVEQMAILEPALSETVAATLVTALREATDEAARRGVPHQAAMDFMLGHLNVELAILFEAFPGQFSDGALLAIENAKAEIFRDGWLDRVFAPEAVMRSVKGICNAAPKG; encoded by the coding sequence ATGACCAGGATCGCATTGCTCGGCGCGGGCGGAAAGATGGGGCTGAGGCTTGCCCGCAATCTCGCGGACGAGCCCTATGAGGTGGACCATGTGGAGATATCGCAGGCCGGCCGCGAGCGCCTCGCCGACGCGCTCGGCGTGACCTGCGCGGATCCGGACGAGGCACTGGCCCGGGCCGATGTCGTGCTGATGGCGGTGCCGGATGCGGCCATTGGCAAGATCGCCCGGGGGTTCGTCGACAAGATACCGGGCGGCTGCGCGGTCATCATGCTCGATGCCGCCGCGCCCCATGCGGGCGAGCTGCCGGAGCGCGCCGATATCACCTATTTCGTCACCCATCCCTGCCATCCGCCAATCTTCAACGAGGAGACGAGGATGGAGGCCAAGACCGACTATTTCGGCGGCGAGCATGCGAGACAGCATATCGTCTGCGCGCTCATGCAGGGACCGGAGGAGCACTATGCGCCATGCGAGGCGATCGCGCGGGCGATCTACAAGCCGGTCATGCGCTCCCACCGCGTGAGCGTGGAGCAGATGGCGATTCTCGAGCCGGCCCTGTCGGAGACCGTGGCGGCGACGCTCGTCACCGCGCTGCGCGAGGCGACCGACGAGGCGGCCCGGCGCGGCGTGCCGCACCAGGCGGCGATGGATTTCATGCTCGGCCATCTCAATGTCGAGCTCGCCATCCTGTTCGAGGCCTTTCCGGGGCAGTTCTCCGACGGGGCGCTGCTGGCCATCGAGAACGCGAAGGCGGAGATCTTCCGGGATGGCTGGCTCGACCGCGTCTTCGCACCCGAGGCGGTGATGCGCTCGGTGAAGGGTATCTGCAACGCCGCGCCGAAGGGATGA
- a CDS encoding LacI family DNA-binding transcriptional regulator: MATITEIARLARVSTATVSHVLNRTKPVSAKTRRIVEEIARELGYSPSRSARSLKTGRSATIGLIAPDLTNPFFPAIAQAVEAKARELGHGLIIVDCHNDPDEEQAAFALVGEYRVDGAIWIPVREDLERIRLPAPVVTLDRPIEGIDGVTAAHREGGRMVGREIAARGHGSVGILRGPAAHYSARERYEGLREGLGDAVPIGWTVEVPFSLDLGEEAEAAILDRPVSCIACANDQVAIRTLQLLARAGRAVPDEVSVIGFDDIAWSHFIHPPLTTVRQPYRALGTAAVELLFRRIAEPDAPRELKALPVTWIERESLRAI, encoded by the coding sequence ATGGCAACCATCACCGAAATCGCACGTCTCGCACGGGTGTCGACCGCCACGGTCTCCCATGTGCTCAACAGGACCAAGCCGGTCAGCGCGAAAACGCGCCGGATCGTTGAGGAGATCGCGCGCGAGCTCGGCTATTCGCCGAGCCGGTCGGCGCGCTCGCTCAAGACCGGCCGGAGCGCCACCATCGGGCTGATCGCGCCCGACCTCACCAATCCGTTCTTCCCGGCCATCGCGCAGGCCGTGGAGGCGAAGGCGCGCGAGCTCGGCCACGGGCTCATCATCGTCGACTGCCACAACGACCCGGACGAGGAGCAGGCCGCCTTCGCACTCGTCGGGGAATACCGCGTCGACGGGGCGATCTGGATTCCGGTGCGCGAGGATCTGGAGCGGATCCGTCTGCCCGCCCCCGTCGTCACGCTCGACCGGCCCATCGAGGGCATAGACGGCGTGACCGCAGCCCATCGCGAGGGCGGGCGCATGGTCGGCCGGGAAATCGCTGCGCGCGGGCATGGAAGCGTCGGCATATTGCGCGGTCCCGCCGCCCATTACAGCGCGCGCGAACGCTATGAGGGCCTGAGAGAGGGCCTTGGCGATGCGGTCCCGATCGGCTGGACCGTCGAGGTCCCCTTCTCGCTCGATCTGGGCGAAGAGGCCGAGGCGGCCATTCTGGACCGGCCGGTCTCGTGCATCGCCTGCGCCAACGACCAGGTCGCCATCCGCACGCTCCAGCTGCTCGCCCGGGCGGGCCGCGCCGTGCCGGACGAGGTGTCGGTGATCGGCTTCGACGATATTGCCTGGTCGCACTTCATCCACCCGCCGCTCACCACGGTGCGCCAGCCCTACAGGGCGCTCGGCACGGCGGCGGTCGAGCTGCTCTTCAGGCGCATCGCGGAGCCGGACGCCCCGCGCGAGCTGAAGGCGCTCCCCGTCACCTGGATCGAGCGGGAAAGTCTGCGCGCCATTTGA
- a CDS encoding CPBP family intramembrane glutamic endopeptidase — MADVGSQAIVGGRRTRLWAEFAGLYVAIPLAMAFALPSDTLWWGLAGLFALAVLLLSLADGFSWRSLIAAPAVPDWPALAGFVVLAAGISIGLVLWLRPYALFGMPLHNRELWLAIMALYPLLSAFPQEIVFRVLFFRRYGALFNGAHVAIAANAAAFSLAHLFYWNWPAVILTALGGAVFAWAYREKGSFLFAWLLHALAGQIVFTSGLGRYFYHGAI, encoded by the coding sequence ATGGCGGATGTCGGCAGCCAGGCTATCGTCGGCGGGCGCAGGACCCGCCTCTGGGCCGAGTTTGCGGGCCTCTATGTCGCAATCCCGCTCGCCATGGCCTTCGCCCTGCCGTCGGATACGCTCTGGTGGGGGCTTGCCGGCCTGTTCGCGCTGGCCGTCCTGCTGCTCTCGCTCGCCGACGGCTTCTCGTGGCGCTCGCTGATCGCAGCGCCCGCCGTGCCGGACTGGCCCGCCCTTGCGGGCTTCGTCGTGCTGGCCGCGGGGATCTCCATCGGCCTCGTCCTGTGGCTCAGGCCCTATGCGCTCTTCGGCATGCCGCTCCACAACCGGGAGCTCTGGCTCGCGATCATGGCGCTCTATCCGCTGCTCTCCGCCTTCCCGCAGGAGATCGTCTTCCGCGTCCTGTTCTTCAGACGATACGGCGCACTCTTCAATGGCGCCCATGTCGCGATCGCGGCCAATGCGGCGGCGTTCTCGCTCGCCCATCTCTTCTACTGGAACTGGCCGGCCGTCATCCTGACCGCGCTCGGCGGCGCCGTCTTCGCCTGGGCCTACCGGGAGAAGGGCTCCTTCCTCTTCGCCTGGCTGCTCCACGCCCTTGCCGGCCAGATCGTCTTCACCTCCGGCCTCGGCCGCTATTTCTATCACGGCGCCATATAG
- a CDS encoding ABC transporter ATP-binding protein: MASVSVRGVSKLFGSFKALDDISIEFADGGFYGLLGPSGSGKTTLLRLIAGFDFPDSGEIEIGGEPVGALPAEKRDIGMMFQSYALFPNMSVFDNVAFGLMVRNTARAEIVRRVGEALELVRLTGLDDRKPHQLSGGQRQRVALARAIVFHPRVLLLDEPLSALDKALRVGMQVELKRIQREIGITTIFVTHDQEEALTLSDRIGVLRDGRLVQEGAPKEIYDRPESAFAATFLGDANLFRGRANGDGVVLADGSRMRTADAPGKADEEVVCAVRPERIEVVPADGPADGEGNMLDATVSEAIFAGNSMTYLASWQDQTVKVIAQNRGAEPFEAGARVRLVWRPADTVVVTP; this comes from the coding sequence ATGGCCTCCGTATCCGTGCGTGGCGTCTCCAAGCTGTTCGGCAGCTTCAAGGCGCTGGACGACATCTCCATCGAATTCGCCGATGGCGGCTTCTACGGGCTGCTCGGGCCCTCCGGCTCGGGCAAGACGACGCTTCTTCGGCTGATCGCCGGTTTCGACTTCCCGGACAGCGGCGAGATCGAGATCGGCGGTGAGCCGGTCGGCGCCCTGCCGGCGGAGAAGCGCGATATCGGCATGATGTTCCAGAGCTACGCGCTGTTCCCCAACATGTCCGTGTTCGACAATGTCGCCTTCGGGCTCATGGTCCGCAACACGGCGCGCGCGGAGATCGTACGGCGTGTCGGCGAGGCGCTGGAACTCGTCCGCCTCACCGGCCTCGACGACCGCAAGCCGCACCAGCTCTCCGGCGGCCAGCGCCAGCGCGTGGCGCTCGCGCGCGCCATTGTATTCCATCCGCGCGTGCTGCTGCTCGACGAACCGCTGTCGGCCCTCGACAAGGCGCTGCGTGTCGGCATGCAGGTGGAGCTCAAGCGCATCCAGCGCGAGATCGGCATCACTACCATCTTCGTCACCCACGACCAGGAGGAGGCGCTCACCCTGAGCGACCGCATCGGCGTTCTGCGCGATGGCCGGCTCGTCCAGGAGGGGGCGCCGAAGGAAATCTACGACCGGCCGGAGAGCGCCTTCGCGGCGACCTTTCTCGGCGACGCCAATCTGTTCAGGGGCCGGGCGAATGGCGACGGCGTGGTGCTGGCCGACGGATCGCGGATGCGCACCGCGGACGCGCCCGGCAAGGCGGACGAGGAGGTCGTGTGCGCGGTGCGCCCCGAGCGTATCGAGGTCGTGCCCGCCGACGGGCCGGCGGACGGCGAGGGCAACATGCTCGACGCGACCGTCTCGGAGGCGATCTTCGCCGGCAACAGCATGACCTATCTCGCCTCCTGGCAGGACCAGACGGTGAAAGTCATCGCCCAGAACCGGGGGGCGGAGCCCTTCGAGGCCGGTGCGCGGGTGCGGCTCGTCTGGCGGCCTGCCGACACGGTGGTGGTGACGCCATGA
- a CDS encoding MGH1-like glycoside hydrolase domain-containing protein, with product MTTTSWGTWSPDKPVELTHPDTGLTLTPVLYSARANAVTHLPPSLDIRFGVRTMDGREITFRTRHEDTVIDWRYRFGDDGGVTVDWQARETGEWGLRFWVVLCVSGPAGTRLAYDPETGVLTGGPGLAIRAAKKPLMATFHDGLEALEAEFREKGYFYLASRGVEGTFAALRFNLEEGPSMRLDLRIDGTVPERPSMPEDEIAPLPEEASPLQAVHDVISWNHVHDAINDRPYTVLTRFWNTHKFGGFGVWLDDILYNALLWGPFDEGKARQNLEAVFAWQTEEGNFPCLVTGNDAWLDRSQPPIASFVVWSLYLASRDRGLLDWAFPGLLRNHDWWWRRREPDGAGLVVYGTSLDVGDGLYKGTKLAAKDESSMDNMPVHDPAPFDEETGLLMSFDVGLNSLLALDGEMLARMAAELGRGDDAARLAGRSARHRETISDRLWDGSRKVFANRLVDGGFVEPLAPTSFFPMAAGAASAEQVEALVSGYLTPRGKFGGVPGLPSVTRDDPAYTDNVYWRGRIWGPLNFWTYQGLKRCGRDAEAHALAEMGWRLFAAGWRERLCGENYNAETGAILDQADTDPFYSWGALLPYLMVAEERGPDLWGTL from the coding sequence ATGACGACGACGAGCTGGGGGACGTGGTCGCCGGACAAGCCGGTGGAACTGACCCATCCCGACACGGGCCTGACACTGACGCCGGTTCTCTATTCCGCGCGCGCCAACGCCGTGACGCATCTCCCGCCGAGCCTCGATATCCGGTTCGGCGTGCGCACGATGGACGGGCGCGAGATCACCTTCCGTACGCGCCACGAGGACACGGTCATCGACTGGCGCTACCGCTTCGGGGACGATGGCGGGGTGACCGTCGACTGGCAGGCGCGCGAGACCGGCGAGTGGGGCCTGCGTTTCTGGGTGGTGCTCTGCGTCTCGGGCCCGGCGGGCACCCGCCTCGCCTACGATCCGGAGACCGGTGTCCTGACCGGCGGGCCGGGGCTCGCCATCCGGGCGGCGAAGAAGCCGCTCATGGCGACGTTCCATGACGGCCTGGAGGCGCTTGAGGCGGAGTTCCGCGAGAAGGGCTATTTCTATCTCGCCTCGCGCGGGGTGGAGGGCACCTTCGCGGCGCTGCGCTTCAATCTGGAGGAGGGCCCGTCCATGCGCCTCGACCTGCGCATCGACGGGACGGTGCCGGAGCGGCCATCCATGCCGGAGGATGAGATTGCCCCCCTGCCGGAGGAGGCCTCGCCCCTCCAGGCGGTTCACGACGTGATCTCGTGGAACCATGTCCACGACGCCATCAACGACCGGCCCTACACCGTTCTCACACGCTTCTGGAACACGCACAAATTCGGCGGTTTCGGCGTCTGGCTGGACGATATCCTCTACAACGCCCTCCTGTGGGGGCCGTTCGACGAGGGCAAGGCGCGCCAGAACCTGGAGGCCGTCTTCGCCTGGCAGACGGAGGAGGGCAACTTCCCGTGCCTGGTGACCGGCAACGACGCCTGGCTGGACCGTTCCCAGCCGCCAATCGCCTCCTTCGTCGTCTGGTCGCTCTATCTCGCCTCCCGCGACCGTGGACTTCTCGACTGGGCCTTTCCGGGCCTCCTGCGCAATCACGACTGGTGGTGGCGCCGGCGCGAGCCCGACGGCGCGGGCCTCGTCGTCTACGGCACGAGCCTCGATGTGGGCGACGGGCTCTACAAGGGCACCAAGCTCGCCGCCAAGGACGAGTCCTCCATGGACAACATGCCGGTCCACGATCCCGCCCCCTTCGACGAGGAGACCGGGCTTTTGATGTCCTTCGATGTCGGGCTCAACAGCCTGCTCGCGCTCGATGGCGAAATGCTGGCGCGGATGGCCGCCGAGCTCGGCCGCGGGGACGATGCGGCGCGACTTGCCGGGCGCTCCGCCCGCCACCGGGAGACGATCTCCGACAGGCTCTGGGACGGGAGCCGCAAGGTGTTCGCCAATCGCCTCGTCGATGGCGGGTTTGTCGAACCGCTCGCGCCGACCTCGTTCTTCCCCATGGCCGCCGGCGCGGCGAGCGCGGAGCAGGTCGAGGCGCTCGTCTCGGGCTATCTGACCCCGCGCGGGAAATTCGGCGGCGTGCCGGGCCTTCCCTCGGTCACGCGCGACGATCCGGCCTATACGGACAACGTCTATTGGCGCGGGCGCATCTGGGGGCCGCTCAACTTCTGGACCTATCAGGGGCTCAAGCGCTGCGGGCGGGATGCGGAGGCGCATGCGCTGGCCGAGATGGGCTGGCGCCTGTTCGCGGCCGGCTGGCGCGAGCGGCTGTGCGGCGAGAACTACAATGCCGAGACCGGTGCGATCCTCGACCAGGCCGACACCGACCCCTTCTATAGCTGGGGAGCTCTGCTGCCCTATCTGATGGTCGCCGAAGAGCGCGGGCCCGATCTGTGGGGCACGCTGTGA
- a CDS encoding ABC transporter substrate-binding protein, whose protein sequence is MTRTLLSTAAAMGLAMAMGWGSAASADTIRVLNWQGYGTDEDWSVEAFEKKTGHEVVHDYFNSEQEMLTKLRTNPGTYDVVLINSAYTPQAAEEGLIEPIDTSTMENVEDLAPDLRNSPYLVIDGKTYGVAWVWGVTSYAINTNDFETAPTSIEELWSPKHEGKVGWRDDAVEAVQIAAIATGQKINDPSDFDAIREKLRALKPQIRTFWTSENEWNQYMSSGEFELSTYWSGSASRSKNNFGLPVEFVIPKEGAIGWLDGLSIAKDAPHKEAAKQFIDWMIDPEFYVKWDTDVGAPASANTKAIGELAEDAFNRQVMGKAAESGKLQFMGPIDDTVRQKMLELWQETKTYYQN, encoded by the coding sequence ATGACACGGACACTGCTTTCGACGGCCGCAGCCATGGGGCTCGCAATGGCCATGGGCTGGGGGAGCGCGGCCTCAGCCGACACGATCCGCGTGCTCAACTGGCAGGGCTACGGCACTGACGAGGATTGGTCGGTCGAGGCCTTCGAGAAGAAGACCGGCCACGAGGTCGTGCACGACTATTTCAACTCCGAGCAGGAGATGCTGACCAAGCTCCGGACCAATCCGGGCACCTATGATGTCGTGCTCATCAACAGCGCCTACACGCCGCAGGCGGCGGAGGAGGGCCTGATCGAGCCGATCGACACCTCCACCATGGAGAATGTGGAGGATCTGGCGCCGGATCTGCGCAACAGCCCCTATCTGGTGATCGACGGGAAGACCTATGGCGTCGCCTGGGTCTGGGGCGTGACGTCCTATGCCATCAACACCAACGATTTCGAGACCGCGCCGACCTCCATCGAGGAGCTGTGGTCGCCGAAGCACGAGGGCAAGGTCGGCTGGCGCGACGACGCGGTGGAGGCGGTGCAGATCGCGGCCATCGCCACCGGGCAGAAGATCAACGACCCCTCCGACTTCGATGCGATCCGCGAGAAGCTCCGGGCGTTGAAGCCGCAGATCCGCACCTTCTGGACCTCGGAGAACGAGTGGAACCAGTACATGTCCTCGGGCGAGTTCGAGCTGTCCACCTACTGGAGCGGCTCGGCTTCGCGTTCGAAGAACAATTTCGGCCTGCCCGTCGAGTTCGTCATCCCGAAGGAGGGTGCCATCGGCTGGCTCGACGGGCTGTCCATCGCGAAGGACGCGCCGCACAAGGAGGCGGCGAAGCAGTTCATCGACTGGATGATCGATCCGGAGTTCTACGTGAAGTGGGACACCGATGTGGGTGCGCCGGCGTCCGCTAACACCAAGGCCATCGGCGAGCTTGCCGAGGACGCCTTCAACCGGCAGGTCATGGGCAAGGCGGCAGAGTCGGGCAAGCTCCAGTTCATGGGGCCCATAGACGACACGGTCCGCCAGAAGATGCTCGAGCTCTGGCAGGAGACGAAGACCTACTACCAGAACTGA